One segment of Tistrella mobilis DNA contains the following:
- a CDS encoding alpha/beta hydrolase yields the protein MTATALVILLHGVGSNGADLEPLGHFWQGALPGAVFVSPDAPHRFDQAPTGFQWFSIGSITAADRAARIAAARADFDALVDRIVTGQGFRDRLDRVALVGFSQGSMMLLDGIARGRWPVAAGVAFSGRLGTADPLTPAHLTPLLLIHGLADPVVPAEESRLAAERLAAAGVDVEARFEPGLGHTISQAGAMEAGRFLADRLGFGSA from the coding sequence ATGACCGCCACCGCCCTCGTCATCCTGCTCCACGGGGTCGGCAGCAATGGCGCCGATCTGGAGCCACTCGGGCATTTCTGGCAGGGGGCGCTGCCGGGGGCGGTGTTCGTGTCGCCGGATGCGCCGCACCGTTTCGACCAGGCGCCGACCGGCTTTCAATGGTTCTCGATCGGGTCGATCACGGCCGCCGACCGGGCCGCCAGGATTGCCGCGGCGCGGGCGGATTTCGATGCGCTCGTCGACCGGATCGTGACCGGGCAGGGCTTTCGCGACCGGCTGGACCGGGTGGCGCTGGTCGGGTTCTCGCAGGGCTCGATGATGCTGCTGGACGGCATCGCCCGCGGCCGCTGGCCGGTGGCGGCGGGCGTCGCCTTTTCGGGGCGGCTCGGCACGGCCGATCCGCTGACGCCGGCGCATCTGACGCCGTTGCTGCTGATCCACGGCCTGGCCGATCCGGTGGTGCCGGCGGAAGAGAGCCGGCTGGCCGCCGAACGGCTGGCCGCGGCCGGGGTGGATGTCGAGGCGCGGTTCGAGCCCGGGCTCGGCCACACCATCTCCCAGGCCGGCGCCATGGAAGCGGGGCGGTTCCTGGCCGACAGGCTGGGCTTCGGATCCGCCTGA
- a CDS encoding TetR/AcrR family transcriptional regulator produces MARRGRRIDEAEAASRRMELLEAAANCFMRTGYHATSIDDVARSMGCTKGFIYHYHATKTDLFFDVHREGMRRLFAAVEPAMASAGDALAVLRAMLLAHARAMMDHHAFETVVAQGVQIHRFGATTPDQRRTLDDLIASRDRFEALFKAQTLRAAEAGLLGPVAPSIAVKMMLGALQWSIFWYRPEADAGEGARDRLAEEMVRTIIDGLRARPAAG; encoded by the coding sequence GTGGCACGACGCGGACGCAGGATCGACGAAGCCGAGGCGGCGAGCCGTCGCATGGAACTGCTGGAGGCGGCGGCCAACTGCTTCATGCGCACCGGCTATCACGCCACCAGCATCGACGACGTCGCCCGGTCGATGGGCTGCACCAAGGGTTTCATCTACCACTACCACGCCACCAAGACCGATCTGTTCTTCGACGTCCACCGCGAGGGCATGCGGCGGCTGTTCGCGGCGGTGGAGCCGGCCATGGCATCTGCCGGCGATGCGCTGGCGGTGCTCCGCGCCATGCTGCTGGCCCATGCCCGGGCGATGATGGATCACCATGCCTTCGAAACCGTGGTTGCCCAGGGCGTACAGATCCATCGCTTCGGGGCGACCACCCCCGATCAGCGCCGCACCCTGGACGATCTGATCGCCAGTCGCGACCGTTTCGAAGCCCTGTTCAAGGCCCAGACCCTGCGCGCGGCCGAGGCGGGGCTGCTGGGGCCGGTCGCCCCCTCGATCGCGGTCAAGATGATGCTGGGCGCGCTGCAATGGTCGATCTTCTGGTATCGCCCCGAAGCCGATGCCGGAGAGGGGGCGCGCGACCGCCTGGCGGAGGAAATGGTCCGGACGATCATCGATGGCCTGCGCGCGCGGCCCGCTGCGGGGTAG
- a CDS encoding LysR family transcriptional regulator, with the protein MDLPRHDLGLLLSLDVLLAERSVTRAARRLGISQPALSAQLARLRDLFDDPLLVRSGRTLVPTSRAEALRQPLNRLLDELQSLVAAELPFDPMAGPVTVRVIATDYIHAAVTGRLVAAFEGRGDGPASDARVVPDTRMVPDTRVIMMAHDPQRSRQDLEEGRADLMIASEPLLPQGAIRSRLFDERFVVVQRRGHPRGTGPFDLDEFCRLPHVLVSPVGGALRGVTDEALAALGRTRRIAASVSSFLQLPPLLARSDLIAMAPERLAMACARDLDIFEPPVTVPGFTIHLAWHPRRDRDPRICWLRREIQALHL; encoded by the coding sequence ATGGATCTGCCGCGGCATGATCTGGGCCTGCTGCTGTCGCTGGATGTGCTGCTGGCGGAACGCAGCGTCACCCGCGCCGCCCGCCGGCTGGGGATCAGCCAGCCGGCACTCTCGGCCCAGCTCGCCCGGCTGCGCGACCTGTTCGACGACCCGCTGCTGGTCCGATCCGGCCGCACATTGGTGCCGACCAGCCGCGCCGAGGCGCTGCGCCAGCCGCTCAATCGCCTGCTCGACGAGCTTCAATCTCTGGTTGCCGCGGAACTGCCCTTCGATCCCATGGCCGGGCCGGTGACGGTGCGGGTGATCGCTACCGACTATATTCACGCCGCGGTGACCGGCCGGCTGGTTGCGGCCTTCGAAGGCCGCGGCGACGGGCCGGCCTCCGATGCTCGGGTGGTGCCCGATACCCGGATGGTGCCCGATACCCGGGTGATCATGATGGCCCACGATCCGCAGCGCAGCCGTCAGGATCTGGAAGAGGGGCGCGCCGATCTGATGATCGCTTCGGAGCCGCTGCTGCCCCAGGGGGCGATCCGCAGCCGGCTGTTCGACGAACGCTTCGTCGTGGTGCAGCGGCGCGGCCATCCGCGCGGCACCGGCCCCTTCGACCTGGATGAATTCTGCCGCCTGCCGCATGTCCTGGTCTCCCCCGTGGGCGGCGCGCTCCGCGGGGTGACCGACGAGGCGCTGGCGGCTCTGGGGCGAACCCGACGGATCGCGGCCTCGGTGTCGAGTTTCCTGCAACTGCCGCCGCTGCTGGCCCGCAGCGATCTGATCGCGATGGCGCCCGAGCGTCTGGCCATGGCCTGCGCCCGCGATCTAGACATCTTCGAGCCGCCGGTGACCGTGCCGGGGTTCACCATCCATCTGGCCTGGCATCCGCGCCGCGACCGCGATCCCCGGATCTGCTGGCTGCGCCGCGAAATCCAGGCGCTGCATCTGTGA
- a CDS encoding NAD(P)/FAD-dependent oxidoreductase — MTATSTTFDPAAYGIAPGAAGDIVATQPGGRHETDIAVIGAGPVGLFSVFEAGMLKLKTHVVDALPHVGGQCSAMYPEKPIYDIPGWPKIEAQALIDQLAAQAAPFDPAWHLGQQVTDLSRDEASGDWIVGTDKGTQIQAKAVLIAAGVGAFGPNRPPLAGIEAYEEHSVFYRVARKEAFRGKRVVIAGGGDSALDWAIELADIAAAIMVIHRRPKFRGAPESVAKLHALAAQGKIELVVPYQLHGLEGDPETGRLDAVTVADLDGNVRRLEADVLLPFFGLSMNLGPILTWGLALDQNHITVEQATMSTSLPGIFAIGDIARYPHKLKLILSGFAEAASATHAAREICRPGEVMHFEYSTTKGVPGA, encoded by the coding sequence ATGACCGCGACCTCGACCACTTTCGATCCCGCCGCCTATGGCATCGCGCCGGGTGCCGCCGGCGACATCGTCGCAACCCAGCCCGGCGGGCGGCACGAGACCGATATCGCCGTGATCGGGGCCGGCCCCGTCGGCCTGTTCTCGGTGTTCGAGGCCGGCATGCTGAAGCTGAAGACGCATGTCGTCGACGCCCTGCCGCATGTCGGCGGCCAGTGCAGCGCGATGTATCCGGAAAAGCCGATCTACGACATCCCCGGCTGGCCGAAGATCGAGGCGCAGGCCCTGATCGACCAGCTGGCCGCCCAGGCCGCCCCCTTCGACCCGGCCTGGCATCTGGGCCAGCAGGTCACGGACCTTTCCCGCGACGAGGCGTCGGGCGACTGGATCGTGGGCACCGACAAGGGCACGCAGATCCAGGCCAAGGCGGTGCTGATCGCCGCCGGCGTCGGCGCCTTCGGCCCCAACCGGCCGCCGCTCGCCGGCATCGAGGCCTATGAGGAGCACTCGGTCTTCTATCGTGTCGCCCGCAAGGAAGCCTTCCGCGGCAAGCGGGTGGTGATCGCGGGCGGTGGCGACAGCGCACTGGACTGGGCGATCGAACTTGCCGATATCGCCGCTGCGATCATGGTCATCCACCGCCGCCCGAAATTCCGCGGCGCGCCGGAAAGCGTGGCCAAGCTCCATGCCCTGGCGGCCCAGGGCAAGATCGAACTGGTCGTACCCTACCAGCTCCACGGCCTGGAGGGTGATCCGGAAACCGGCCGGCTGGATGCCGTAACGGTCGCCGATCTGGACGGCAATGTCCGCCGGCTGGAGGCCGACGTGCTGCTGCCCTTCTTCGGCCTGTCGATGAATCTGGGCCCGATCCTGACCTGGGGCCTGGCCCTGGACCAGAACCACATCACGGTCGAGCAGGCGACCATGTCGACCAGCCTGCCCGGCATCTTCGCCATCGGCGACATCGCCCGCTACCCGCACAAGCTGAAGCTGATCCTCTCGGGCTTCGCCGAGGCCGCCTCGGCCACCCATGCCGCCCGCGAGATCTGCCGCCCGGGCGAGGTGATGCATTTCGAATATTCCACCACCAAGGGCGTGCCGGGGGCATGA
- a CDS encoding flavin-containing monooxygenase, producing MSGATMPAPERRGEEDGTGCPDICIIGAGSSGVAVAKALKERGIAFACYETGSDIGGMWRYRNDNGMSSAYAALHIDTSRDNLGYPDFPIPKHLPDFLSHAQFLAHLEAYADHFGIRPLITFRTSVTRVMPMEDGRWQVSLSDGRRIAYRHVVVANGHLWDPRLPEFPGEFDGTTLHAHHYGTSDPFEGRRVLVVGLGNSAVDIAVDLCRRAAHVAISTRRGAWIMPKYLMGVPVDRWSALLSRRLHLPTRLTRMIMARLIRLGVGDQRRFGLPRPAHPMWREHATLSQDLLPAIGHGRITVRPDIARLDGDGVVFTDGDRDPFDAIIYATGYRTSFPFLDPDLARQALGDESRPALYRRILSPACPGLAFAGLVQPIGPTIPLVEIQARWLASLLSGAMAPAGPEDQRREIARHHAVQRRTWLDSPRYALEVDYKTYARQLRRDMARGQAGI from the coding sequence ATGAGCGGGGCGACCATGCCGGCCCCTGAACGGCGGGGCGAGGAGGACGGCACCGGCTGTCCCGACATCTGCATCATCGGCGCCGGCTCGTCGGGCGTTGCGGTCGCCAAGGCGCTGAAGGAGCGCGGCATCGCCTTCGCCTGCTACGAAACCGGCTCCGATATCGGCGGAATGTGGCGCTATCGCAACGACAACGGCATGTCCTCGGCCTATGCGGCGCTGCATATCGACACCAGCCGGGACAATCTGGGCTATCCGGATTTCCCGATCCCGAAACACCTGCCCGATTTTCTCTCCCACGCCCAGTTCCTGGCCCATCTGGAGGCCTATGCCGACCATTTCGGCATCCGCCCCCTGATCACCTTCCGCACCTCGGTCACCCGGGTGATGCCGATGGAAGACGGGCGATGGCAGGTCTCGCTGTCCGACGGCCGCAGGATCGCCTATCGCCATGTCGTCGTCGCCAACGGCCATCTCTGGGATCCGCGCCTGCCGGAGTTCCCGGGAGAATTCGACGGCACGACGCTGCATGCCCATCACTACGGCACCAGCGATCCCTTCGAAGGGCGGCGCGTGCTGGTGGTGGGCCTCGGCAATTCGGCGGTCGACATCGCGGTCGACCTGTGCCGGCGGGCCGCCCATGTCGCGATCTCCACCCGCCGCGGCGCCTGGATCATGCCCAAATACCTGATGGGTGTGCCGGTCGACCGCTGGTCGGCGCTCCTCTCGCGCCGTCTGCATCTGCCGACCCGGCTGACCCGCATGATCATGGCCCGACTGATCCGGTTGGGGGTCGGCGATCAGCGGCGCTTCGGCCTGCCGCGTCCGGCCCATCCGATGTGGCGGGAACACGCGACGCTCAGCCAGGATCTGCTGCCGGCGATCGGCCATGGGCGGATCACGGTGCGCCCCGACATCGCCCGGCTGGACGGCGACGGCGTGGTCTTCACCGACGGTGACCGGGATCCCTTCGACGCGATCATCTACGCCACCGGCTACCGGACCAGTTTCCCCTTCCTCGATCCCGATCTCGCCCGGCAGGCCCTCGGCGACGAGAGCCGGCCGGCGCTCTATCGCCGCATCCTCTCCCCCGCCTGCCCCGGCCTCGCCTTCGCCGGGCTGGTGCAGCCGATCGGGCCGACAATTCCACTGGTCGAGATCCAGGCCCGCTGGCTCGCCAGCCTGCTGTCCGGTGCGATGGCCCCGGCAGGGCCCGAGGATCAGCGCCGCGAAATCGCCCGTCATCACGCCGTTCAGCGCCGTACCTGGCTCGACAGCCCGCGCTACGCGCTGGAGGTGGACTATAAAACCTATGCCCGACAGCTGAGGCGCGACATGGCCCGGGGGCAGGCCGGGATCTGA
- the ybaK gene encoding Cys-tRNA(Pro) deacylase, with protein MAKSGKPTASTRATQALARAGIAFETLTYDYDPDAERIGLQAAEAIGEPPRRVLKTLMAEVDGRAVCVVVPSDHEVSMKKLAQAFGGKAAVMMRPTDAERITGYHVGGISPFGQKKRVPTAVEAAAMAEPYVFVNGGQRGLQAKLAPADLVRALGAVTAPLIA; from the coding sequence ATGGCGAAATCCGGGAAACCCACGGCATCCACCCGCGCCACCCAGGCCCTCGCCCGGGCCGGCATCGCCTTCGAGACGCTGACCTACGACTATGATCCCGATGCCGAGCGTATCGGCCTGCAGGCGGCCGAGGCGATCGGGGAGCCGCCGCGGCGGGTGCTGAAAACGCTGATGGCCGAGGTCGACGGCCGCGCGGTCTGCGTGGTGGTGCCGTCGGATCACGAGGTGAGCATGAAAAAGCTCGCCCAGGCCTTCGGGGGCAAGGCGGCGGTGATGATGCGCCCGACCGATGCCGAGCGCATCACCGGCTATCATGTCGGCGGCATCAGCCCCTTCGGTCAGAAGAAGCGGGTACCGACCGCGGTCGAGGCGGCGGCGATGGCCGAGCCTTATGTCTTCGTGAATGGCGGCCAGCGCGGGCTTCAGGCGAAGCTCGCACCGGCCGATCTGGTCCGGGCGCTGGGCGCGGTGACCGCGCCGCTGATCGCCTGA
- a CDS encoding MFS transporter encodes MPPHTRATRRLPALLALAGGYFTVGVASMSVIGFAQPLTADLSLPPSAVGGLVTAFAITYALAAPAMQILFGDRDRRRMVMTGLAGVCLGAVLCALAQSYGMLVAGRTVMALGAGLVGPTVSATGAILVDEDRRASALATVFGGMTAAVVIGVPICSMAGIAIGWRGVTWGIAAIAVLVALAVRATVPGGLRGSRSGARVLLRMMVDRRIGMALVVPLMQMSGIFVTYALLAPWMTAVAEAGGRVLPETAVPTAMFIYGAGGLIGNALGAVLERRFGAVGTLRITLTALGLGFAAALVVPGGLVPLYLLMSVWAITAMSFMAPQQKRLVDLAGDRAGLALALNASALYAGMSLGSGVGVAVHGGAGPLLLPAASLAFVVVAMLALEISQRPARA; translated from the coding sequence ATGCCCCCTCACACCCGCGCCACCCGCCGTCTTCCTGCCCTGCTGGCCCTGGCCGGCGGCTATTTCACCGTGGGTGTCGCCTCCATGTCGGTGATCGGTTTCGCCCAGCCGCTCACCGCCGACCTCAGCCTTCCCCCCTCGGCCGTGGGCGGGCTGGTCACGGCCTTCGCCATCACCTATGCGCTGGCCGCACCCGCCATGCAGATCCTGTTCGGCGATCGCGACCGGCGGCGGATGGTGATGACGGGGCTTGCGGGCGTGTGTCTGGGTGCCGTGCTCTGTGCTCTGGCGCAAAGCTACGGAATGCTGGTCGCCGGCCGCACGGTGATGGCGCTGGGGGCGGGTCTGGTCGGCCCGACCGTCTCGGCCACCGGTGCCATTCTGGTCGACGAGGATCGCCGGGCCTCGGCACTGGCCACCGTCTTCGGCGGCATGACCGCGGCGGTGGTGATCGGCGTGCCGATCTGCAGCATGGCCGGGATCGCGATCGGCTGGCGCGGCGTCACCTGGGGGATCGCGGCGATTGCGGTGCTGGTCGCCCTGGCGGTGCGCGCGACCGTGCCCGGGGGGCTGCGCGGCTCCCGCTCGGGTGCAAGAGTGCTGCTGCGCATGATGGTCGACCGGCGGATCGGCATGGCGCTGGTGGTGCCGCTGATGCAGATGTCCGGCATCTTCGTCACCTACGCCCTGCTCGCCCCCTGGATGACTGCCGTCGCCGAGGCCGGCGGCCGCGTCCTGCCCGAAACCGCGGTCCCCACCGCCATGTTCATCTACGGCGCCGGCGGGCTGATCGGCAATGCGCTGGGTGCCGTGCTGGAACGCCGCTTCGGCGCCGTCGGCACGCTGCGCATCACCCTCACCGCCCTGGGCCTGGGCTTCGCCGCGGCACTGGTGGTGCCGGGCGGGCTGGTTCCGCTCTATCTGCTGATGTCGGTCTGGGCGATCACCGCCATGTCGTTCATGGCCCCGCAGCAGAAGCGCCTGGTCGATCTGGCCGGCGATCGCGCCGGCCTCGCCCTCGCGCTCAATGCGTCCGCGCTCTATGCCGGCATGTCGCTGGGCTCGGGCGTGGGTGTGGCGGTGCATGGCGGGGCGGGGCCGCTGCTGCTGCCCGCCGCCTCGCTCGCCTTCGTGGTGGTCGCCATGCTCGCGCTCGAGATATCGCAGCGGCCGGCGCGGGCGTGA
- a CDS encoding acyl-CoA dehydrogenase family protein: MQTVGDEAHPDIRAAVRALCAGFPPEYHRRVDADRAYPEAFVEALTRAGWMAALIPEEYGGAGLGLAEASVIMEEINRSGGNSGACHGQMYNMTTLVRHGSEDQRRRYLPAIAAGELRLQSMGVTEPGAGTDTTRIRTTAVRRGDRWVINGQKVWISRIQHSDLMILLARTTPLDQVAKKSEGLSIFIVDLRDAIGRGLTVRPIANMVNHETNELFFDELEIPAENLIGEEGQGFRYILTGLNAERVLIAAECIGDGYWFIDKVSAYASERQVFGRPIGQNQGVQFPIAESFIEVEAANLMRWEACRLYDAGQPCGAQANMAKYLAAKASWEAANACIQFHGGFGFAAEYDVERKFRETRLYQVAPISTNLILAYVAEHVLGLPRSF, encoded by the coding sequence ATGCAGACCGTCGGTGACGAGGCCCATCCCGACATCCGGGCGGCGGTGCGGGCGCTCTGCGCCGGTTTTCCGCCTGAATATCACCGCAGGGTGGATGCCGATCGCGCCTATCCCGAGGCCTTCGTCGAGGCCCTGACCCGCGCCGGCTGGATGGCGGCCCTGATCCCGGAAGAGTATGGCGGCGCCGGGCTGGGCCTGGCCGAGGCCTCGGTCATCATGGAAGAGATCAACCGCTCGGGGGGCAATTCCGGGGCCTGCCACGGCCAGATGTACAACATGACCACCCTGGTCCGGCATGGATCCGAAGATCAGCGCCGGCGCTATCTGCCGGCGATCGCGGCGGGCGAGCTCAGGCTGCAGTCGATGGGCGTCACCGAGCCCGGGGCCGGCACCGACACCACCCGCATCCGGACCACCGCGGTCCGGCGCGGCGACCGCTGGGTGATCAACGGCCAGAAAGTCTGGATCTCGCGCATTCAGCATTCCGACCTGATGATCCTGCTGGCCCGGACCACGCCGCTTGATCAGGTGGCGAAGAAATCCGAGGGGCTGTCGATCTTCATCGTCGATCTGCGCGACGCGATCGGCCGCGGGCTCACCGTCCGGCCGATCGCCAACATGGTCAATCACGAGACCAACGAGCTGTTCTTCGACGAGCTGGAGATCCCGGCCGAAAACCTGATCGGCGAGGAGGGCCAGGGCTTCCGCTACATCCTGACCGGGCTGAATGCCGAACGGGTGCTGATTGCGGCCGAATGCATCGGCGACGGCTACTGGTTCATCGACAAGGTTTCGGCCTATGCCTCGGAGCGGCAGGTTTTCGGCCGGCCGATCGGCCAGAACCAGGGCGTGCAGTTCCCGATCGCCGAAAGCTTCATCGAGGTCGAGGCCGCCAATCTGATGCGCTGGGAAGCCTGCCGCCTCTACGATGCCGGGCAGCCCTGCGGGGCCCAGGCGAACATGGCGAAATACCTGGCGGCCAAGGCCTCGTGGGAGGCGGCCAATGCCTGCATCCAGTTCCATGGCGGCTTCGGCTTTGCCGCCGAATACGATGTCGAGCGCAAGTTCCGCGAAACCCGGCTCTATCAGGTGGCGCCGATTTCCACCAACCTGATCCTCGCCTATGTGGCTGAGCATGTGCTCGGCCTGCCGCGGTCGTTCTGA
- a CDS encoding NAD-dependent epimerase/dehydratase family protein, producing the protein MTRVLITGAGGFLGRRLAAAIAAGAPIAGPDGRTGPASRLELVDLKAPEAPAGAVMPVTCLAADLADPAGAAALGARGAEVIFHLAASLTLDAERAPDAAWAVNVEALRRMAEAAEGRPRLIFTSSIAVFGGSLPAETGDDLRPLPATGYGTHKAIAELMLADLSRRGRIDGRSLRLPIVVTRPGAPTPAVSDRIAALIREPLAGRDAVSPLPPETPVPLASAGAVVAGLLRLQAVAEVDLPPGRVLNLPAFTTTIGALADRVRAAGARGRVSFAPEPDLVRIVGSWPQRFVSGRAGPLGIRADAGLDAIIADHLAHDGGKV; encoded by the coding sequence ATGACGCGCGTCCTGATCACCGGCGCCGGTGGTTTTCTTGGCCGGCGCCTGGCCGCGGCGATCGCCGCCGGCGCCCCGATTGCCGGGCCGGACGGCCGCACGGGGCCCGCCAGCCGGCTGGAGCTGGTGGATCTGAAGGCGCCTGAAGCGCCGGCAGGCGCGGTAATGCCGGTGACCTGCCTGGCGGCCGACCTCGCCGATCCGGCAGGGGCGGCGGCCCTGGGGGCACGGGGGGCCGAAGTGATCTTCCATCTGGCCGCCAGCCTGACGCTGGATGCCGAACGCGCGCCCGATGCCGCCTGGGCGGTGAATGTCGAAGCGCTGCGCCGGATGGCCGAGGCGGCGGAGGGCCGGCCGCGCCTGATCTTCACCAGCTCGATCGCGGTCTTCGGCGGCAGCCTGCCTGCCGAAACCGGCGACGACCTCCGGCCGCTGCCCGCCACCGGCTATGGCACCCACAAGGCGATTGCGGAACTGATGCTGGCCGATCTGTCGCGCCGCGGCCGCATCGACGGCCGCTCCCTGCGTCTGCCGATCGTGGTCACCCGCCCCGGCGCACCGACGCCCGCGGTTTCCGACCGGATCGCGGCGCTGATCCGCGAGCCTCTGGCCGGCCGCGACGCCGTCTCTCCGCTGCCGCCCGAGACCCCCGTGCCGCTCGCCTCGGCAGGGGCGGTGGTGGCGGGACTGCTGCGCCTGCAGGCGGTGGCGGAAGTCGATCTGCCGCCGGGCCGGGTGCTCAACCTGCCGGCCTTCACCACCACCATCGGTGCGCTTGCCGACCGGGTCAGGGCGGCAGGCGCCCGCGGCCGGGTCAGCTTTGCGCCGGAACCGGATCTCGTCCGCATCGTCGGCAGCTGGCCGCAACGCTTCGTCTCGGGCCGCGCGGGCCCGCTGGGCATCCGCGCGGATGCCGGCCTGGATGCCATCATTGCGGATCATCTGGCCCATGACGGGGGGAAGGTATGA
- a CDS encoding CaiB/BaiF CoA transferase family protein: MDPLARPLEGLTVIALEQAVSAPFCTVRLADAGARVIKIERPEGDFARGYDDVAHGESSYFVWLNRGKESLVLDLAQAAGRAAFRELLARADVLVQNLKPGALARMGCAVADLRRDFPRLIICSISGYGETGPLADRKAYDMLVQAEAGLCSITGGPDAPARVGTSIVDIATGATAHAAILEALIARGISGRGAAIAVSMFDVAADWLTVPLLHQEGGRPPRRVGLSHPSIAPYGTFRTRDGAILLVAIQSDREWAAFVREIAGRPGLASDPRFAGNRGRVAHRAEADAVVAAAIGADDGPSIRALLQRVGIAFADLNDMAGLAAHPHLRRITVDTPSGPVAMPAPAPVFDGPPRRYGPVPALGEHLPLDPEAT; encoded by the coding sequence ATGGATCCGCTGGCACGGCCGCTTGAAGGCCTGACCGTGATCGCCCTGGAACAGGCGGTTTCGGCCCCGTTCTGCACCGTGCGCCTGGCCGATGCGGGGGCACGGGTGATCAAGATCGAGCGTCCCGAGGGTGATTTCGCCCGTGGCTATGACGACGTCGCCCATGGTGAAAGCAGCTATTTCGTCTGGCTGAACCGGGGCAAGGAGAGCCTGGTGCTCGACCTCGCCCAGGCTGCGGGGCGGGCGGCCTTCCGCGAGCTTCTGGCCCGGGCCGATGTGCTGGTCCAGAACCTGAAGCCGGGCGCGCTGGCCCGGATGGGCTGTGCGGTCGCGGATCTGCGGCGCGATTTCCCGCGGCTGATCATCTGTTCGATCAGCGGCTATGGCGAGACCGGGCCGCTCGCCGACCGCAAGGCCTATGACATGCTGGTCCAGGCGGAAGCCGGATTGTGTTCCATCACTGGCGGGCCGGACGCGCCGGCGCGGGTCGGCACCTCCATCGTCGACATCGCGACCGGGGCCACCGCTCATGCCGCCATCCTTGAGGCGCTTATCGCGCGGGGGATCAGCGGCCGGGGGGCGGCGATCGCGGTCTCGATGTTCGACGTCGCCGCCGACTGGCTGACCGTGCCGCTGCTGCATCAGGAAGGCGGGCGGCCGCCGCGGCGGGTGGGGCTGTCCCATCCCTCGATCGCGCCCTATGGCACCTTCCGCACCCGCGACGGCGCCATCCTGCTGGTCGCGATCCAGAGCGACCGGGAATGGGCGGCCTTCGTGCGCGAGATTGCGGGGCGGCCCGGGCTTGCGAGCGATCCGCGCTTTGCCGGCAATCGCGGCCGGGTGGCGCATCGCGCCGAGGCCGATGCGGTGGTGGCGGCGGCGATCGGCGCCGATGACGGCCCGTCGATCCGGGCGCTTCTGCAGCGCGTGGGGATCGCCTTCGCCGACCTCAACGACATGGCCGGCCTTGCCGCCCACCCCCATCTCCGCAGGATCACCGTCGACACGCCCTCGGGGCCGGTCGCCATGCCGGCCCCGGCCCCGGTCTTCGATGGTCCGCCCCGGCGCTACGGGCCGGTGCCGGCGCTGGGTGAGCATCTCCCTCTCGATCCGGAGGCGACATGA